A single window of Streptomyces aquilus DNA harbors:
- a CDS encoding dienelactone hydrolase family protein, translating into MTTITTRRVEYPADGLTMIGHLALPAGVDRRPAVLLGPEGMGLSDVERRRADALAERGYVALAFDLHGGRYLGDPEEMLARCMPLLANPDRMRGIGHAALDVVRAEPRTDPDRIAVVGYGTGGAVGLELGRDGVNLRAIGTVNALTTGRPGEAARIRCPVWAGVGSEDPIMPPAQREAFIAEMRAAGVDWRLVVYGGALHAFHHPPVDHPTVPGVGYHPQHAQRAWRDVLDLLAECLPVTE; encoded by the coding sequence ATGACCACGATTACGACGCGTCGGGTCGAGTATCCGGCCGACGGTTTGACGATGATCGGGCACCTCGCGCTCCCGGCCGGTGTCGACCGCCGGCCCGCGGTGCTGCTCGGACCAGAAGGCATGGGTCTCAGCGACGTCGAGCGCCGCCGGGCCGATGCTCTCGCCGAGCGGGGATACGTAGCGCTGGCCTTCGACCTTCACGGCGGGCGCTATTTGGGTGACCCCGAGGAGATGCTGGCCCGTTGCATGCCGCTGCTCGCCAACCCCGACCGGATGCGTGGCATCGGTCATGCGGCGCTCGACGTGGTGCGCGCCGAACCGCGGACCGACCCCGACCGGATCGCCGTCGTCGGCTACGGCACCGGAGGCGCCGTCGGGCTGGAACTCGGGCGCGACGGCGTCAACCTGCGCGCGATCGGGACAGTCAATGCGCTGACCACGGGCCGACCGGGCGAGGCGGCGCGCATCCGCTGCCCGGTGTGGGCCGGGGTCGGGTCGGAAGACCCGATCATGCCGCCCGCGCAACGGGAGGCATTCATCGCCGAGATGCGGGCCGCAGGCGTCGACTGGCGCCTCGTGGTCTACGGAGGCGCCCTGCACGCCTTCCACCACCCACCGGTCGACCACCCCACGGTCCCCGGCGTCGGCTACCACCCACAGCACGCACAGCGAGCCTGGCGCGACGTCCTCGACCTGCTCGCCGAGTGCCTGCCCGTGACAGAGTGA
- a CDS encoding OsmC family protein, whose product MTGSTPQTLGTSHPQSVDVHRLEVVHVEGDAYTVDVREHHLDVDQPLEAGGTDTAPTPTELLAASLATCVAFYAGRYLHRHGLPQAGLRVRTEFTMAPDRPARVAFLRLVVVPPPELPEQRRAALLAVASRCTVHNTLHQPPEIDIELTP is encoded by the coding sequence ATGACCGGCAGCACACCTCAGACCCTCGGTACGAGCCACCCCCAGTCCGTGGACGTGCATCGCCTGGAGGTCGTTCACGTCGAAGGCGACGCATACACCGTGGACGTCCGCGAACACCACCTCGATGTCGACCAGCCCCTGGAGGCGGGCGGCACGGACACCGCACCCACCCCCACCGAACTCTTGGCGGCCTCCCTGGCCACCTGCGTGGCGTTCTACGCGGGCCGCTACCTCCACCGGCACGGTCTGCCCCAAGCCGGCCTGCGCGTCCGCACCGAGTTCACCATGGCACCCGACCGCCCGGCCCGGGTCGCTTTCCTGCGCCTCGTCGTCGTGCCGCCGCCGGAACTGCCCGAGCAGCGGCGCGCGGCCCTGCTGGCCGTCGCCTCGCGCTGCACGGTCCACAACACCCTCCACCAGCCGCCCGAGATCGACATCGAGCTGACGCCATGA
- a CDS encoding aminotransferase class V-fold PLP-dependent enzyme, protein MRTTSAPTVPALLDRIRGGLIGDDEVLEGPYGPNRIVYADYTASGRSLDCVEDFVREQVLPRYGNTHTESSSTGLQTTRLREDARRIIRDAVGGTERDLVIFCGSGATAAVNKLVGILELRRPDRPAPDERPVVFVGPYEHHSNELPWRESIAEVVVIDEDADGHIDLTELEAGLRRYADRPLLIGSFSAASNVTGILTDTDRIARLLHAYGALSFWDYAAAAPYVPIRVAESSPGAGDHKDALFLSPHKFVGGPQTPGVLVVRRELVRNRVPTAPGGGTVAFVDPFGHRYLDDPVAREEGGTPAIVESIRAGLVFALKQAVGTETIQAAEERHWRRALAVWEGNRGIEILGDHHARRLSIVSFRIRYGEHAYLHHHYVVALLNDLFGIQARGGCSCAGPYGHRLLAIDAPTSHALLDEVVHGCDGIKPGWARVNFNYFISDTVRDYLIDAVGLIATHGHRLLSDYRFDPHTGQWRHHSGPADAPLRLTDVRFGADGRISALAARHRRLGEEALAGQLARARAVLATRPDRLDDGPTGLPADFERMRWFPLPPACVEQTRTGSG, encoded by the coding sequence ATGAGGACGACCTCGGCGCCGACCGTGCCGGCGCTCCTGGATCGCATCAGAGGCGGCCTCATCGGCGACGACGAGGTCCTGGAGGGCCCCTACGGCCCGAACCGGATCGTCTACGCCGACTACACCGCATCCGGACGCTCCCTGGACTGCGTCGAGGACTTCGTGCGCGAGCAGGTGCTGCCGCGCTACGGCAACACCCACACCGAAAGCTCCAGCACCGGGCTGCAGACCACCCGGCTGCGCGAGGACGCTCGCCGGATCATCCGGGACGCGGTCGGCGGCACCGAGCGCGATCTGGTGATCTTCTGCGGCTCCGGGGCCACCGCGGCGGTCAACAAGCTGGTCGGCATCCTTGAGCTGCGCCGTCCGGACCGGCCGGCGCCGGACGAGCGGCCGGTGGTGTTCGTGGGTCCGTACGAGCACCACTCCAACGAGCTGCCCTGGCGCGAGTCCATCGCCGAGGTCGTGGTCATCGACGAGGACGCCGACGGCCACATCGACCTCACCGAACTCGAAGCGGGGCTACGGCGGTACGCGGACCGGCCGCTGCTGATCGGCAGCTTCTCCGCCGCGTCCAACGTCACCGGCATCCTGACCGACACCGACCGCATCGCGCGCCTGCTGCACGCGTATGGCGCGCTGTCCTTCTGGGACTACGCGGCGGCGGCACCGTACGTCCCGATCCGGGTGGCCGAGAGCTCGCCGGGGGCCGGGGACCACAAGGACGCGCTGTTCCTGTCCCCGCACAAGTTCGTCGGCGGTCCGCAGACCCCGGGGGTGCTGGTCGTCCGGCGCGAGCTGGTGCGCAACCGGGTGCCCACCGCGCCCGGCGGCGGCACGGTCGCCTTCGTCGACCCGTTCGGCCACCGTTATCTCGACGACCCGGTGGCCCGGGAGGAGGGCGGCACCCCCGCGATCGTGGAGTCCATCCGGGCCGGACTGGTCTTCGCCCTCAAGCAGGCGGTGGGAACCGAGACCATCCAGGCCGCGGAGGAACGCCACTGGCGGCGCGCGCTCGCGGTCTGGGAGGGCAATCGCGGCATCGAGATCCTCGGCGACCATCACGCCCGCCGGCTGTCCATCGTCTCTTTCCGGATCCGCTACGGAGAGCACGCCTATCTGCACCACCACTACGTCGTGGCCCTGCTCAACGACCTCTTCGGCATCCAGGCCCGGGGCGGCTGCTCCTGCGCGGGCCCTTACGGCCACCGCCTGCTCGCGATCGACGCCCCCACTTCCCACGCCCTGCTCGACGAGGTCGTGCACGGGTGCGACGGCATCAAGCCCGGCTGGGCCCGCGTCAACTTCAACTACTTCATCAGTGACACCGTCCGTGATTACCTCATCGACGCCGTCGGCCTGATCGCCACCCATGGACATCGGCTGCTGTCCGACTACCGCTTCGACCCGCACACCGGGCAGTGGCGCCATCACAGCGGCCCCGCCGACGCTCCTCTGCGGCTGACCGACGTCCGCTTCGGCGCCGACGGGCGGATCTCCGCTTTGGCTGCCCGCCATCGCCGACTGGGCGAAGAGGCGCTGGCCGGTCAACTCGCCCGTGCCCGCGCGGTACTGGCCACTCGTCCCGACCGGCTCGACGACGGCCCCACCGGGCTGCCGGCCGACTTCGAGCGCATGCGCTGGTTCCCGCTCCCGCCCGCCTGCGTGGAACAAACCCGCACCGGCAGCGGTTGA
- a CDS encoding thioredoxin family protein gives MPTVELTKDNFEETVTGSDILLIDFWAAWCGPCRMFGPVYDKASERHPDIVFGKVDTEAQPELAGAFRISSIPTLMAVRDRTVLYSQPGALPPQALEELIGKIRAVDMGDVRRKAAAGSAEAS, from the coding sequence ATGCCGACCGTCGAACTGACCAAGGACAACTTCGAGGAGACCGTCACCGGCTCCGACATCCTGCTGATCGACTTCTGGGCCGCCTGGTGCGGACCGTGCCGGATGTTCGGCCCCGTCTATGACAAGGCGTCCGAGCGCCACCCGGACATCGTCTTCGGCAAGGTCGACACCGAGGCGCAGCCCGAACTCGCCGGCGCCTTCCGGATCTCGTCCATCCCCACCCTGATGGCCGTCCGCGACCGGACCGTCCTGTACTCGCAGCCCGGCGCACTACCGCCGCAGGCGCTGGAGGAACTCATCGGGAAGATCCGCGCCGTCGACATGGGCGACGTGCGCCGGAAGGCCGCCGCGGGCTCTGCGGAGGCGAGCTGA
- a CDS encoding rhodanese-like domain-containing protein produces MTNTPAPVALGTDQARTRLHELTVIDVRTPAEYASGHLPGALNIPLDHVRRALPEIRHAAGQGDVLVVCASGARSENACKLLAEQGVTTATLAGGTGAWAAEGHDLHTPAACDTRSGWSMERQVRFAAGALVLLGLVLGLLLHPALLLISAGVAGGLVFSALTDTCGMAVVLGKLPHNRPRAADLDAALAALRSR; encoded by the coding sequence ATGACCAACACCCCCGCTCCCGTCGCCCTCGGCACGGACCAGGCCCGCACGCGGCTGCACGAGCTGACCGTCATCGACGTGCGCACGCCCGCCGAGTACGCCTCGGGCCATCTGCCCGGCGCCCTCAACATCCCCCTGGACCACGTCCGGCGGGCGCTGCCGGAGATACGGCACGCGGCCGGCCAGGGCGACGTACTCGTCGTGTGTGCCTCGGGCGCCCGCTCGGAGAACGCCTGCAAGCTGCTGGCCGAGCAGGGCGTCACCACGGCGACCCTCGCCGGCGGCACCGGAGCCTGGGCTGCCGAGGGGCACGATCTGCACACACCGGCGGCCTGTGACACCCGTTCCGGCTGGAGCATGGAACGCCAAGTCCGGTTCGCGGCCGGCGCCCTGGTGCTCCTCGGTCTCGTCCTCGGCCTGCTCCTGCATCCGGCCCTCCTGCTGATCTCGGCCGGAGTCGCGGGCGGGCTGGTCTTCTCCGCTCTCACCGACACCTGCGGCATGGCGGTCGTGCTCGGCAAGCTGCCGCACAACCGCCCGCGCGCGGCCGACCTCGACGCCGCGCTCGCCGCTCTTCGCAGTCGCTGA
- a CDS encoding metal-sensitive transcriptional regulator, whose protein sequence is MELELEGADLKAVLNRLRRAQGQISGVIRMIEEGRDCEDVVTQLAAASRALDRAGFAIIATGLQQCITDIDADRKNGEDPQAMRARLEKLFLSLA, encoded by the coding sequence GTGGAACTGGAGCTTGAGGGTGCGGACCTGAAGGCCGTGCTGAACCGGCTGCGCCGGGCACAGGGTCAGATCTCCGGTGTGATCCGGATGATCGAGGAGGGACGCGACTGCGAGGACGTGGTCACGCAACTGGCCGCCGCCTCGCGTGCGCTGGACCGGGCCGGCTTCGCCATCATCGCGACGGGGCTCCAGCAGTGCATCACCGACATCGACGCCGACCGTAAGAACGGCGAGGACCCGCAGGCGATGCGCGCCCGGCTGGAGAAGCTGTTCCTGTCCCTGGCCTGA
- a CDS encoding sulfite exporter TauE/SafE family protein, with product MSALLLALGAGAVIGLALGALGGGGSVLAVPALIYLLGFSPVGATTASLVIVTLTSVTALVAHARDEHVSWRTGLLFAAAGIGPAMLGGALAGRVPAGVLTAAFGVVAGAAAVRMLRSGPAAEGVVTVRPGRAAAAGAGLGTVTGVLGVGGGFLAVPALVGVLGMRMRDAVGTSLLVITVNSLAALSTRAGTVETLDWAVVGPFVGAAILGAWDGKRLAVKVSGRALQRIFALVLLAVAAFMLIDALV from the coding sequence GTGAGCGCTCTCCTGCTCGCCCTGGGCGCCGGGGCCGTGATCGGTCTGGCGCTCGGTGCGCTCGGGGGCGGCGGCAGTGTCCTGGCCGTCCCGGCGCTGATCTACCTGCTCGGCTTCAGCCCGGTCGGGGCGACGACCGCGAGTCTGGTCATCGTCACGCTCACCTCGGTCACCGCGCTGGTCGCGCACGCCCGCGACGAGCACGTGAGCTGGCGTACCGGGCTGCTGTTCGCGGCGGCCGGGATCGGCCCGGCGATGCTGGGCGGCGCGCTCGCCGGACGCGTCCCGGCGGGCGTGCTCACGGCCGCGTTCGGCGTGGTCGCGGGAGCGGCCGCCGTACGCATGCTGCGGTCCGGGCCGGCCGCGGAGGGCGTTGTGACGGTACGGCCGGGGCGGGCGGCTGCGGCCGGTGCCGGCCTCGGTACGGTCACCGGTGTCCTGGGTGTCGGCGGCGGCTTCCTCGCCGTACCGGCACTGGTGGGGGTGCTGGGCATGCGGATGCGGGATGCGGTGGGCACCAGCCTGCTGGTCATCACCGTCAACTCGCTGGCCGCACTGTCGACCCGGGCCGGCACGGTCGAGACGCTGGACTGGGCGGTGGTCGGCCCGTTCGTCGGGGCCGCGATCCTCGGTGCCTGGGATGGCAAGCGGCTGGCCGTGAAGGTCTCCGGGCGAGCGCTGCAGCGGATCTTCGCACTGGTGCTGCTGGCCGTGGCGGCCTTCATGCTGATCGACGCGCTGGTCTGA
- a CDS encoding rhodanese-like domain-containing protein, with amino-acid sequence MSIFRRARSGPGRVSVQEAAARTGHDNADGGGDAVLLDVREPYEWQAGHAPRAVHLSLSALAAGAGLPAPAQARPLIVICRSGNRSRQATELLVARGSEAVDVVGGMREWAKAGLPVVDADGRNGTVA; translated from the coding sequence ATGAGCATCTTCCGACGGGCCCGCAGCGGCCCGGGGCGCGTAAGTGTGCAGGAGGCAGCCGCGCGCACCGGGCACGACAACGCCGACGGCGGCGGTGACGCCGTACTGCTGGACGTGCGTGAGCCCTACGAGTGGCAGGCGGGCCATGCGCCGCGCGCCGTGCACCTGTCCCTGTCGGCGCTGGCCGCCGGGGCGGGGCTGCCCGCACCAGCGCAGGCGCGGCCCCTGATCGTGATCTGCCGCTCCGGCAACCGCTCCCGGCAGGCCACCGAACTGCTCGTCGCCCGCGGCTCGGAGGCCGTCGACGTGGTCGGCGGGATGCGGGAGTGGGCCAAGGCGGGTTTGCCGGTGGTCGACGCGGATGGTCGGAACGGCACGGTCGCGTGA
- a CDS encoding MBL fold metallo-hydrolase: protein MFFVDTIEVSGLGNRGYLAGGERTAVAVDPPRDVDQVIAAAARRGVRISHVVETHVHNDYVTGGLELARIAGADYLVPAGARVSFERTPVRDGDVTALDSGLALRALATPGHTPHHTSYVLEADGAAVAVFTGGSLLIGSVGRPDLVEPRLTERLARAQHASAHRLAAELPDDTAVLPTHGFGSFCSSSQAEGSDTTIGKEKVSNEALTRDVDSFVADLLAGLDDVPAYYTHMGPANAAGPAPVDLTPPAVADGDEIAERLDAGEWVVDLRNRVAFAAGHVSGSFNFEAEGQLATYLAWLIPWGKPVTLLAESPAQLAAAQRELVRVGIDRPAAAATGGPADWVREGEAPAAFRRGTFADLAERGADVVVLDVRRTSERADGYVEGSVHIPVHTLHRRLDEVPDGQVWVHCAGGMRAAIAASLLDASGRDVVAVDDSFDAAEKAGLVLRTP, encoded by the coding sequence GTGTTCTTCGTCGACACGATCGAGGTGTCCGGGCTCGGCAACCGTGGTTATCTCGCCGGCGGTGAGCGGACGGCCGTCGCGGTCGACCCGCCCCGCGACGTCGATCAGGTGATCGCGGCGGCCGCACGGCGCGGGGTACGGATCTCGCACGTGGTCGAGACGCACGTGCACAACGACTACGTCACCGGCGGCCTGGAGCTCGCCCGGATCGCGGGCGCGGACTACCTCGTGCCGGCCGGGGCGCGGGTGTCGTTCGAGCGGACACCTGTGCGCGACGGTGATGTCACGGCCCTGGACAGCGGCCTGGCGCTGCGCGCGCTGGCCACCCCCGGTCACACCCCGCACCACACCTCCTACGTACTGGAGGCGGACGGCGCGGCGGTCGCCGTGTTCACTGGCGGGTCCCTGCTCATCGGCAGCGTCGGCCGGCCCGACCTGGTCGAGCCGCGGCTGACGGAGCGGCTGGCCCGTGCCCAGCACGCGTCCGCACACCGGCTGGCCGCCGAACTCCCGGACGACACCGCCGTACTGCCCACGCACGGCTTCGGCAGCTTCTGCTCGTCCTCCCAGGCCGAGGGCAGCGACACGACCATCGGCAAGGAGAAGGTGTCCAACGAGGCGCTCACCCGGGACGTCGACAGCTTCGTCGCCGATCTGCTGGCAGGCCTGGACGACGTGCCCGCCTACTACACGCACATGGGCCCGGCCAACGCTGCCGGACCCGCGCCCGTCGACCTGACCCCGCCCGCCGTCGCGGACGGCGACGAGATCGCCGAGCGGCTGGACGCGGGGGAGTGGGTGGTCGATCTGCGCAACCGGGTCGCGTTTGCCGCCGGGCACGTCTCCGGGTCCTTCAACTTCGAGGCGGAGGGGCAGCTCGCCACGTATCTGGCCTGGTTGATCCCATGGGGCAAGCCGGTCACGCTGCTCGCCGAGTCGCCCGCGCAACTCGCCGCCGCGCAGCGGGAGCTGGTCCGGGTGGGTATCGACCGCCCCGCCGCCGCGGCCACGGGCGGCCCGGCCGACTGGGTGCGCGAGGGCGAGGCGCCGGCCGCCTTCCGGAGGGGCACCTTCGCCGACCTTGCGGAACGGGGCGCGGACGTCGTCGTCCTGGACGTGCGCCGGACGTCGGAGCGGGCCGACGGATATGTCGAGGGCTCGGTGCACATCCCGGTCCACACCTTGCACCGCCGTCTCGACGAGGTTCCCGACGGGCAGGTGTGGGTGCACTGCGCGGGCGGGATGCGCGCCGCGATCGCCGCCTCCCTGCTGGACGCCTCAGGCCGTGACGTCGTCGCCGTGGACGACTCCTTCGACGCGGCCGAGAAGGCGGGACTCGTCCTGCGGACCCCCTGA
- a CDS encoding IS3 family transposase, with protein MIDHLRERGLGVDPVCRVLELSPSTSTYFARKKRPKSARRLRNEQLMPLIEEVHAESGGTYGARRITRALRRKGHGVARCTVERLMAELGLEGVIRGRRRRTTIPEPSAPRPPDLVDRDFTASRPDQLWVADMTYVRTWSGWAYVAFVLDVYSRMIVGWQVANHMRTELPLEALEMALWRRRIKKDSGLIHHSDRGSQYVSIRYTGEGRRPGRAGDLPVDHLVQRRTSSLRARLRAAGRVRGSLLAQPGANPAVRLNQSRSDSTKLGAAQGPVVRDGALGGPRDMAKTELFEAQSPADAISHPPERQL; from the coding sequence GTGATCGACCACCTGCGCGAGAGGGGCCTTGGGGTCGATCCCGTCTGCCGGGTGCTGGAGCTGTCGCCGTCGACGTCGACGTACTTCGCTCGCAAGAAGCGGCCGAAGTCGGCCCGCCGGCTCCGGAACGAGCAGCTCATGCCGCTGATCGAGGAGGTCCACGCGGAGTCGGGCGGCACCTATGGCGCCCGCCGGATCACCCGCGCGCTTCGGCGCAAGGGCCACGGGGTGGCCCGCTGCACCGTCGAGAGGCTGATGGCCGAACTGGGCCTGGAGGGCGTCATCCGTGGCCGGCGGCGTCGGACCACGATTCCGGAACCGTCGGCGCCGCGTCCGCCGGACTTGGTCGACCGCGACTTCACCGCCTCCCGGCCCGATCAGTTGTGGGTGGCGGACATGACGTATGTCCGCACCTGGTCGGGATGGGCGTATGTGGCGTTCGTTCTGGATGTGTACTCGCGGATGATAGTCGGCTGGCAGGTCGCGAACCACATGCGGACCGAACTCCCTCTGGAAGCCCTGGAGATGGCGCTCTGGCGGCGCCGGATCAAGAAGGACTCCGGACTGATACACCACAGCGATCGCGGGTCGCAATACGTATCAATTCGGTATACCGGGGAAGGACGTCGACCAGGTCGAGCGGGCGATCTTCCAGTGGATCACCTGGTACAACGAAGAACGTCTTCACTCCGCGCTCGACTACGTGCCGCCGGCCGAGTACGAGGAAGCCTTCTGGCGCAGCCAGGAGCAAACCCCGCAGTCCGCCTGAACCAATCAAGATCGGACTCTACGAAACTCGGGGCAGCTCAGGGCCCAGTTGTCAGGGACGGTGCGCTGGGTGGCCCGCGCGATATGGCGAAGACTGAATTGTTTGAAGCCCAATCTCCAGCAGATGCAATTTCCCATCCGCCGGAAAGGCAGCTGTAA
- a CDS encoding transposase: MAAPRKYPDELRERAIREVRTTGRPIAHVAKDLGIHKEALRGWVRQAEADRGERDDRLTTAGLDELKQLRKEVAELRRANEILKAASVFFAQEIDRPRTRPSR; this comes from the coding sequence ATGGCAGCACCCCGTAAATATCCGGACGAACTGCGCGAGCGCGCGATTCGCGAGGTCCGCACCACCGGCCGCCCGATCGCGCACGTCGCGAAGGACCTCGGCATCCACAAGGAAGCCCTGCGAGGCTGGGTCCGCCAGGCCGAGGCCGACCGCGGCGAGCGGGACGACCGGCTCACCACCGCCGGGCTGGACGAGTTGAAGCAACTCCGGAAAGAGGTAGCGGAGTTGAGGCGGGCGAACGAGATCCTGAAAGCTGCCTCGGTGTTTTTTGCCCAGGAGATCGACCGTCCCCGGACGAGGCCGAGCAGGTGA
- a CDS encoding caspase family protein encodes MGRRLALLIATYDYQANGLRRLTAPAHDAGAFAAVLQDPDIAGFEVTTLINEPHYRGGEAIAGLYRDRRRDDLTLLYFTGHALKDDDGRLYLAMTNIRRDSPLLTSLPAEQIDQAMSGCMSWQKVLVLDCCYSGAFPAGRLAKTDTDVHALERFQGRGRTVLTASDATQYSFTPSKGTSHTAQPHSRCSTVTW; translated from the coding sequence ATGGGGCGCCGGCTGGCGCTGCTGATCGCCACATACGACTACCAGGCCAACGGGCTGAGGCGACTGACCGCGCCGGCCCACGACGCGGGGGCCTTCGCGGCCGTCCTGCAGGACCCTGACATCGCGGGCTTCGAGGTCACCACGCTGATCAACGAGCCGCACTACCGGGGCGGCGAGGCCATCGCCGGCCTCTACCGCGACCGGCGGCGTGACGACCTCACCCTGCTGTACTTCACCGGCCACGCCTTGAAGGACGACGACGGCCGCCTGTATCTGGCGATGACCAATATCCGGCGCGACAGCCCGCTGCTCACGTCGCTGCCCGCCGAGCAGATCGACCAGGCCATGTCCGGCTGCATGTCCTGGCAGAAGGTACTGGTCCTCGACTGCTGCTACAGCGGCGCCTTCCCGGCCGGGCGCCTCGCGAAGACCGACACCGACGTACACGCGCTGGAACGGTTCCAGGGCCGGGGACGGACGGTGCTGACCGCGTCCGACGCCACCCAGTACTCCTTCACTCCTTCGAAGGGAACCAGCCACACGGCACAGCCGCACAGTCGGTGTTCAACCGTTACCTGGTAG
- a CDS encoding effector-associated constant component EACC1, with protein MGAVVVALSASAGVLTALVEMLRDWLGRQSARHRVSLTIDHDTIELEQASADERRELVSAYIRRHSGG; from the coding sequence GTGGGGGCAGTCGTCGTGGCGTTAAGCGCGTCCGCTGGAGTACTCACCGCACTCGTCGAGATGCTGCGTGACTGGCTCGGCCGGCAGTCTGCGCGGCATCGCGTCTCGCTGACCATCGATCATGACACGATCGAACTCGAGCAGGCCTCGGCCGACGAGCGGCGCGAGCTGGTCAGCGCCTACATCCGTCGCCACAGCGGCGGGTAG
- a CDS encoding low temperature requirement protein A, producing the protein MTPSSTPAPDAPRSPTHRSPLRRLTARDRGEVHRSATQLELFFDLCFVVAIAQAGIQLVHAVAEGHAGEGILNYALVFFAIWWAWMNFTWFASAYDNDDVLYRIVTLIQIAGVLVLAAGVSRAFEDHEYQAGVAGYVIMRLASVSQWLRVARATQGRERRVALRYAGGVVLCQIGWLSLLFLPEDTLVAVFVAMAVLEMCVPAYAEKVQPTSWHPRHIAERYGLFTIIVLGETIAAATVAVKTGIDEQDALGELLPIAAGGLLIIFAAWWIYFAVPIHGHLRSNRQAFLWGYGHYVVFASAAAIGAGLEVAVEQSVGKAHISTLSASAAVALPTALYLLTVWALHSRYFKVGIAQQLVLPTAALLVLCCMFLGEWAVLSTGLVCALTVVTGETLTARTTARERETAVGAPVA; encoded by the coding sequence ATGACGCCAAGTTCCACTCCCGCGCCGGACGCGCCCCGATCGCCCACGCACCGCAGCCCACTGCGCAGGCTCACTGCCCGTGACCGCGGTGAGGTACACCGATCCGCCACTCAGCTGGAGCTCTTCTTCGACCTGTGCTTCGTCGTGGCCATCGCCCAGGCGGGCATCCAGTTGGTGCACGCGGTCGCCGAGGGTCATGCGGGCGAGGGGATCCTCAACTACGCACTGGTGTTCTTCGCCATCTGGTGGGCGTGGATGAACTTCACATGGTTCGCCTCGGCCTACGACAACGACGACGTGCTCTACCGGATCGTCACGCTGATCCAGATCGCCGGTGTGCTGGTGCTCGCGGCCGGGGTCTCCCGGGCGTTCGAGGACCACGAGTACCAGGCGGGGGTGGCGGGCTATGTGATCATGCGGCTCGCCTCGGTGTCCCAATGGCTGCGCGTGGCGAGGGCGACTCAGGGCAGGGAGCGCAGGGTGGCCCTGCGGTACGCCGGCGGCGTCGTGCTGTGCCAGATCGGCTGGCTCAGCCTCCTGTTCTTGCCCGAGGACACCCTGGTCGCGGTGTTCGTGGCGATGGCGGTCCTCGAGATGTGCGTCCCGGCGTACGCGGAGAAGGTCCAGCCGACGTCCTGGCACCCGCGCCACATCGCCGAGCGATACGGGCTGTTCACGATCATCGTGCTCGGCGAGACCATCGCGGCGGCCACAGTCGCCGTGAAGACGGGCATCGACGAGCAGGACGCGCTGGGCGAACTGCTGCCGATCGCCGCAGGCGGGCTGCTGATCATCTTCGCCGCCTGGTGGATCTACTTCGCGGTGCCGATCCACGGTCATCTGAGATCCAACAGGCAGGCGTTCCTGTGGGGTTACGGCCACTACGTCGTCTTCGCCTCGGCGGCCGCGATCGGCGCGGGTCTGGAGGTGGCGGTCGAGCAGTCCGTGGGCAAGGCGCATATCTCGACGCTGTCCGCGTCGGCGGCCGTGGCCCTGCCGACGGCGCTGTATCTGCTCACCGTCTGGGCACTGCACTCGCGTTACTTCAAGGTGGGCATCGCCCAGCAGCTGGTACTGCCGACCGCGGCGCTGCTGGTGCTCTGCTGCATGTTCCTGGGCGAGTGGGCGGTGCTCTCGACCGGTCTCGTCTGCGCGCTGACGGTGGTGACCGGCGAGACACTGACGGCGCGCACGACGGCCCGGGAGCGCGAGACGGCGGTGGGAGCGCCGGTCGCCTGA